DNA from Geobacter sulfurreducens PCA:
AGACCCGCATGTCTCTGCGTCCGGCGATGCGCAGGCCGGAATGGTCTTCGGGCAGATTTTTCAGATGGTACCTGGCTGTGTTCAGGGGGCGAGCAGGGCCGGGATATCGCATCACATATATCATTAAGTAGGATAAACACAACTGTGTACTGTAGCTATTCAGAGCTTTTTGTCAACATACTTTTAAAGGCCATTTTAACGTTCAGCAACAAATTAGCAACACACATACTTGCAATCCCGCCAGACAAGAATTTGACGTTCTCTTCCGCCAAGCTCGCCTGATACGCTATTTTACTGCATATAACTAGCAGCGACAGACGAGCAGCACCTATCTGACCGGATCAAGTTGGTCAATTTTACGTCAATTGACTGTCGTCACCGTGAAATAGCCAGACCCTTAAAGGCGGCACTTGCGACTGAGTCATTACCAAACTTACATGAAACAATGAAAACACATCATGTTACATTTAATTAATATATTCAACTACTACCAACAACCATATCCTCTAATGTTAACACTATCTCAAAATTGCAAGCGTCGAGCCGAAATTTTTGATCCAATGGAAGGCATATGGTGTCATCCCAGGCGATTTGATGAGTCACAACAGGGTCAGTCCGAATCTCATGCGCAATTTCCCTAACTTCAGTTTGAAAATTGCACCTGATATTTTTTTTGCGATCTCAGCTGCCTGATTCTCGAAAATCAGTCCAACTACCGATCATGAATACATAATTTCGTTTTATCCACGATTCGCCCGTAAATTCAGAGTATTAGGACTACCCTTCGTATCCTCGCTGTTAGTCGTTCGAGCGAGACAGCATAATGGCGGTGTACGCTTCGAGGCCACCTGCAGGCGTAAACTATTGTTTTAGTGATATTTATATGTATTTTACCTCTTGTTTGCCCATCTAATCTCTTCTATAGTTTAGTAAAAGAAAGCAACGCAAAGGAGAAAAGAGCCATGAAATGCCCTATCTGCAACGATCACACGGGAATCGCCATTGATATGCACTCTGACGGCTATGCCGATAATCTGCTGGAATGCACCACCTGTGGTGCGATCTGGATTCAGGAATTTGAAGGGATTGTTCTGCTCAACAAGAAGGTTGCGTAAGGCGGGCCGCCTTCTCCTAGAACATGAAGCGTCGCATGCTGATGTTAAGGAGAATGCCAATGCCCGTCATTGACGTGATCATGGATGTGCCGCCGTAGGAAAACAGAGGCAATGGCACCCCGACCACGGGGAAGAGTCCGATTACCATACCGATGTTGATGATGATGTGCCAGAAAAGCATTGCCGTGACGCCCACAGCCACGAGGCTTCCGAAACGGTCGTTGCAGCGCCGTGCAATCTGGAGCCCCCACAGGGTGAGCACCGCGTAAAGCAGCAGAACAACAAGACTCCCCACAAATCCCCATTCCTCGGCAAAAACGGAAAATGCGAAGTCCGTGTGCTGTTCCGGCAGGAAGCGGAGCTGGCTCTGGGTCCCCTGGAGAAATCCCTTGCCGAACAGGCCGCCCGATCCCACGGCAATCTTGCTCTGGATGATGTGGTACCCCGTGCCGAGCGGGTCCCTCTCAGGATCCAGAAAATTGAGAACCCTGTTTTTCTGATAATCCCTGAGATAGTAATGCCAGCCAAGCCAGACGGCCGGTACGGTGGCAATGCATACGGCAGCCAGCGCGGAAAGACGGATGCCGACAAACGCGAGCATGGATCCGGCAATGAGGATGACAAGTATCGCCGTGCCGAGATCGGGCTGCTTCATGATGAGAATGGCGGGCGCACCGATCATGAGGGCGGGGAAGGCCAGCTCCCGCAGCCCCAGGCCGCCTGACACCGGAATATTGGCCAGGATGCGGGCCATGGTGATGATCCCTATGATTTTCATGGGTTCAGATGGCTGAACACTGATAAATCCCAGGTGAAGCCATCGGGTGGCTCCCATTGAAGTCTTGCCGAAAGCCAGCACCACGAGCAGGAGAAGGAACAGGATGCCGTAGAACCAGTAGGCAACATCCTCCAGCAGGTGGTAGTCGATGCTGCAGACCAGCAGCATGATGGCGAGGCCGACCAAAACCCAGGACATCTGCTTGAGATAGTAAGGTGTGCCCGACAGAACGTACGACGATGAGGCGCTGTAGATATTCACAACTCCTACCGCACAGATAAGCAGCACGAGTCCCAGCAGCATCCAGTCGAAGTTGGTGATGAGTCGTCGGTCGATCATTGTCTATTCCTGATCCTCGCGGGGCTGCGCCCCTTCGTCGGATGTCGCGTTTTCCCCGGAGCCGTCGTCCCCGGCGGCAGTTCCCTTCCCGGCTTTGACCGGTCGGCGGATGACCCCCTTCCCTTCGAAGTAGGCGCGCAGAATGCTGCCGGCAATGGGTGCCGCCGCCGAGCCTCCGTGCTCGCCGTGTTCGATCACCACCGCAACAGCAACTTCGGGGTGCTCATAGGGGGCGTAGGCCACGAACAGGGCGTGATCGCGATACTGATAGGGGATAAACCCGCGCGTATCTCTCAGCTTGACGACCTGAGAAGTCCCTGTCTTGCCGGCGACCCGGACATCAGGAATCCGTGACATGCCGCCGGTACCACCCGACTCGTTCACGACAGCCCACAGTCCTTCCTTGACCGACTTGAAACTGCGCGGCGAAATATCGGCCCGGGTGATGATCTCCGGCTGAAACTCCCTGAGGACCTTGCCGTCGCGGTCAATGATCCGCTTTACCAGCCGGGGCCGGTACACGATACCGTCCGTGGCAATGGCAGCGGTCATTGATGCCAGCTGGATGGGGGTCATGAGGACGTAGCCCTGGCCGATGGCCGCACTCAGCGTATCTCCCTGGAACCACCTGGTTTTGTGCCGCTGAAGCTTCCAGGCGGAGGTGGGGATGAGCCCACCCTTTTCATTGTCCAGGCCGACCCCCATGGGCGCACCGAGGGCAAACTTTTGGGCATAGGCGGAAAGCCGGTCAATGCCGAGCTTCTCGCCGAGCACATAGAAGTAGACGTCGCACGACTCGCGAAGGGCTCGCCTCAGATCGACCGCTCCGTGCCCCTTCTTGTCCCAGCAGCGAAACGTGGTATTCCCTAGCGCATAAGAACCCTTGCAGGTTACCGTAGTGTGGTCGTCGATGATCCCCTCTTCAAGCCCTGCCAGAGCGGTGATGATCTTGTAGGTCGATCCCGGCGGATACTGCCCCTTCAAGGCCTTGTTCTCCAGGGGATGGCGCTTGTCTTCCAGGTATTGTTTCCAGATTTCGGGGGGCATCCTGCCGGCGAACAGAGCCGGATCGAATTCGGGATTGCTGACGAATGCCAGAATTTCGCCGGTGTTCACTTCCATGACCACCGCAGCTCCCGCCTGGTCGCCAAAAGCCTGCTCCGCCCGCTTCTGAAGTTGCGCGTCGATGGTCAGGACCAGGCTCGACCCCATGGTGGGGGGCGTCTCGGCAATTGTCCTGAGGATCCGCCCCCGGGCGTCTACCTCGATCTGCCGTCCACCGTCGTGGCCGTGGAGCACCTCTTCCCAGCTGCGCTCAATCCCGCTCTTGCCCAGGTAATCGCCTGAATTGTAGCCGACAAAGGCCGGGTTTTTCAGCTCTTCGTCCGAGATTTCACCGATGTAGCCCAGCAGGTGAGCCGCCAGTGTACCGTTCTCATACTGACGTACCGGCTTCATCTCGACCTCGATGCCGGGGAGCCAGAGCCGTTTCTCTTCCAGAAGCTCCAGTTGGTCACGGGTGATCCCCGATGCGAGAACGATGGGATAGTAGCGGGCACGTCCCTTCCCTTTCTCCCACTTTTTGACGAGTTCATCCCTGTCGGCACCAAGGAGGGTAACCAGTTGATCGACCAGCCAATCGCGATCGCGGACTTCCTGGGGAATGACGGCAACGCTGAAGGAAGGCCGGTTGCTCACCAGGACCGCTCCGTTACGGTCGAATATGGTCCCGCGGGACGCCGCGACGGGCACGAGGCGCAGCCGGTTGTTTTCGGAAAGGCTCTGAAAATCCTCAGCCTTGATAATCTGGAGGTACCAGAGCCGCGTGACGAGGATGAAGAAAAACACCCCCACCGCGATAAGCAGCACGACCAGCTGTCGCTTCGGCTCCTGCGTATCGCGTATGAAGCGCTGACCGTTCATCGAATGTCCCCCAACCGTGCAAGGGGGGTGAAGGTGAAGACGATGGAGGCGACAAGGGCATTCACGAGGCTCTGGGGAACCAGGCCTTCGAGCAGCGAAGCATAGATGCCGTGGGAAGAAGAAAACAGAAGCAGCAGGAGCAGGCTGAACAGGCCGCTGACCATGGTTGCCGAGAAGGTGCCGAGGATCATGAGTGAACGGCGGTCAGTGTAGAGGCGCCCGGCCACGAGGCTGAACAGCAGGAAAATGACCAAGTAGGAAAAGGCGTTGAGCCCCAGGTAGAGCCCGCTGAACGAATCGTGCAGAAGACCGAGGACAAAAGCGAGCACTCCCCAGCCGAGCTCCTCGCGCAACCCCATGAACACTACGAACAGAATAAGCAGGTTCGGTTTAAAGGGATCGGCGATGTGCGTCGGAATCACGGACACTTGCAGGATGATCGCGGCAAAGACGAGAATGGCGTACCAGATGAGCTTAATCATTGTTCCGGGGAATCAGCACGAGTACTTCCTCGAGCCGGGCAATATTGACGGCGGGGCGGATGTTGATGTTCTGAAAGATTCCGTACTCCCCCTTCTTTACCATGGTGACCTCACCGATAACCAGCCCTTTGGGGAAAATCCCTCCCATGCCGGAACTGACCACCACGTCGCCGACTTTCACATCCTCTTCCCGCAGGGAAAACTCGAGGCTGCAGAGTCCTCCCCCCTGCCCCTTGACCACCCCCCGAGCGCGGGAGCGCTGCACCACGGCGGCTATGCCGCTGGCATGGTCCGTGAGCAGCAGTACCCGGGAACTGCCCGCGGCAACCTTGACCAACTGGCCGACCACACCGCTGGCGGCAACCACCGGCATCCCTTCCGCGAGACCATCCACGGCGCCCCGGTTGATGACCAGCGTCTTGAACCAGGGAGAGTTGTCTTCTCCGATGACCTGGGCGGCCACCGAGGGGAGTCCGACCGTTCCCTTCAAGCCGAGAAGTTGCCGCAAGCGGCCGTTTTCATGAATTGCCTCGCGGTGTTCCATGATCCGGCCGTTCAGGATCTTGACCGACTCACGCAACTCCTTATTCTCGCGGCGCACATCGACTAGGTCAATGTAATCGCCCCAGACGCTTCCCATAAAGGTGCTGACCCGTGAGCCCAGATTGTAAACGGGTGCAAACAGGTCGATGATCACCCGCTCGAACAGGTTGGCCTGCTCCTTCTGGCGCAGGTTCAGGGAGTAGAAGGTGAGTGCGGCCAGCAGGGCCACGGCCGCCACGATATAGACTCGATATTTTCTGATCAGCTCCAGCATTCAATGCTCGCAGCGCACGTCAACTCCGTGACGGGTACAAACGCGCAAGGGAGGCAATGCCCCCCTGCGGTCAGCGTAAATCCGGCCTATTGTGTCGGAATGGTCAATCCAGGATGAAGGGGGACCCGGCCACGTCCTCGTGGCGGATCTCATCTACCGGTGAGGATTTTCCCTCTCCGGCATACAGCCTGTTGGGCGCGTTGAAGACAATGCCGTCAACACCGCCGACATTCTTGTAGGCATGGACGACGCCCGGCGGCACGATAACGGACATTGGCGCGTCGATCCCCGCGAACAGGGTCTGCTTCACGCCGTGGGTCGGCGAGTCGGGCCGGGAGTCCCAGAGATAGACTTTGAAATTGGACGGACCGATAAAGCAAAACCAGTCGGTCTGGTCCACGTGCTCGTGAGGCCCCCGGGCAATGCCCGGCCGGGTCATGGAAACGTAGGCCATGACCGGCATGGTCGCGGGATCGGTTTCGTCGCTGCGGAACAGTTCGGCGAGCCAGCCCCGCTCGTCCAGGAACTTGCCAAGGGGCTTCACCACCACGTCGTGGATCTTGCCGCGGGTGAACTCGGGACTAACGCTCATGAACAACACCTCCGCACAGTTCGGTTTCATTGTAGATACGGGCCAGGTAGTCCCGGTAGGACGACTTGGGGGTCTCGGCGATAACCTCGGCCATCCGGCGGCAGTCGATGAATCCCATACGCAGGGCGATCTCCTCCAGGCAGGCGATCTTCAACCCCTGGCGTGCCTCGAGGGTACCGATGAAATGTGATGCCTCCAGCAGGCTCTGGTGGGTTCCGGTATCGAGCCAGGCAATACCGCGCCCGAGTCTTTCCACCATGAGTTCGCCCCGCCGCAGGTAATCAAGGTTCACGTCGGTAATCTCCAGCTCACCCCGGGGAGACGGCGCCAGGTTGCGGGCGACGTCCACAACCCTGCCGTCGTAGAGATAGAGGCCGGGGACGGCATAGTTGCTTTTGGGCTGGGCAGGCTTCTCCTCGATGCCGATGGCCTTGCCGTTGCCGTCGAACTGGACGACGCCGTAGCGTTCGGGGTCGTTCACGTAGTACCCGAAGATCCAGGCTCCCGTCGTGAAATCCTGCACCAGACGGTCGAGCCCCATCTTGCCGTAAAAAATGTTGTCTCCCAGGATCAGGCAGACCGGGTCACCGGCGATGAACTCCTCGCCCACCAGGAACGCCTGGGCGATTCCCTTGGGTTCGGGCTGCACTTTGTAGGTAAGGGTTATCCCCCACCGGGAGCCGTCGCCCAGGAGCGCCTGGAAGCGGGGGGTATCGTGGGGGGTAGAAATGATCAGGATGTCCTTGATCCCCGCCATCATGAGCGTGGCAAGGGGATAGTAGATCATCGGCTTGTCGTAGACCGGCTGGAGCTGCTTGCTGGCGACGAGCGTGAGAGGATACAGACGGCTGCCGGCTCCGCCGGCAAGTATGATTCCCTTGGAAATGGCCATGGACTCTCCTGA
Protein-coding regions in this window:
- the mreC gene encoding rod shape-determining protein MreC is translated as MLELIRKYRVYIVAAVALLAALTFYSLNLRQKEQANLFERVIIDLFAPVYNLGSRVSTFMGSVWGDYIDLVDVRRENKELRESVKILNGRIMEHREAIHENGRLRQLLGLKGTVGLPSVAAQVIGEDNSPWFKTLVINRGAVDGLAEGMPVVAASGVVGQLVKVAAGSSRVLLLTDHASGIAAVVQRSRARGVVKGQGGGLCSLEFSLREEDVKVGDVVVSSGMGGIFPKGLVIGEVTMVKKGEYGIFQNINIRPAVNIARLEEVLVLIPRNND
- the rodA gene encoding rod shape-determining protein RodA; the encoded protein is MIDRRLITNFDWMLLGLVLLICAVGVVNIYSASSSYVLSGTPYYLKQMSWVLVGLAIMLLVCSIDYHLLEDVAYWFYGILFLLLLVVLAFGKTSMGATRWLHLGFISVQPSEPMKIIGIITMARILANIPVSGGLGLRELAFPALMIGAPAILIMKQPDLGTAILVILIAGSMLAFVGIRLSALAAVCIATVPAVWLGWHYYLRDYQKNRVLNFLDPERDPLGTGYHIIQSKIAVGSGGLFGKGFLQGTQSQLRFLPEQHTDFAFSVFAEEWGFVGSLVVLLLYAVLTLWGLQIARRCNDRFGSLVAVGVTAMLFWHIIINIGMVIGLFPVVGVPLPLFSYGGTSMITSMTGIGILLNISMRRFMF
- the mreD gene encoding rod shape-determining protein MreD; translation: MIKLIWYAILVFAAIILQVSVIPTHIADPFKPNLLILFVVFMGLREELGWGVLAFVLGLLHDSFSGLYLGLNAFSYLVIFLLFSLVAGRLYTDRRSLMILGTFSATMVSGLFSLLLLLLFSSSHGIYASLLEGLVPQSLVNALVASIVFTFTPLARLGDIR
- the rfbA gene encoding glucose-1-phosphate thymidylyltransferase RfbA, translated to MAISKGIILAGGAGSRLYPLTLVASKQLQPVYDKPMIYYPLATLMMAGIKDILIISTPHDTPRFQALLGDGSRWGITLTYKVQPEPKGIAQAFLVGEEFIAGDPVCLILGDNIFYGKMGLDRLVQDFTTGAWIFGYYVNDPERYGVVQFDGNGKAIGIEEKPAQPKSNYAVPGLYLYDGRVVDVARNLAPSPRGELEITDVNLDYLRRGELMVERLGRGIAWLDTGTHQSLLEASHFIGTLEARQGLKIACLEEIALRMGFIDCRRMAEVIAETPKSSYRDYLARIYNETELCGGVVHER
- the mrdA gene encoding penicillin-binding protein 2, whose amino-acid sequence is MNGQRFIRDTQEPKRQLVVLLIAVGVFFFILVTRLWYLQIIKAEDFQSLSENNRLRLVPVAASRGTIFDRNGAVLVSNRPSFSVAVIPQEVRDRDWLVDQLVTLLGADRDELVKKWEKGKGRARYYPIVLASGITRDQLELLEEKRLWLPGIEVEMKPVRQYENGTLAAHLLGYIGEISDEELKNPAFVGYNSGDYLGKSGIERSWEEVLHGHDGGRQIEVDARGRILRTIAETPPTMGSSLVLTIDAQLQKRAEQAFGDQAGAAVVMEVNTGEILAFVSNPEFDPALFAGRMPPEIWKQYLEDKRHPLENKALKGQYPPGSTYKIITALAGLEEGIIDDHTTVTCKGSYALGNTTFRCWDKKGHGAVDLRRALRESCDVYFYVLGEKLGIDRLSAYAQKFALGAPMGVGLDNEKGGLIPTSAWKLQRHKTRWFQGDTLSAAIGQGYVLMTPIQLASMTAAIATDGIVYRPRLVKRIIDRDGKVLREFQPEIITRADISPRSFKSVKEGLWAVVNESGGTGGMSRIPDVRVAGKTGTSQVVKLRDTRGFIPYQYRDHALFVAYAPYEHPEVAVAVVIEHGEHGGSAAAPIAGSILRAYFEGKGVIRRPVKAGKGTAAGDDGSGENATSDEGAQPREDQE
- a CDS encoding dTDP-4-dehydrorhamnose 3,5-epimerase family protein — encoded protein: MSVSPEFTRGKIHDVVVKPLGKFLDERGWLAELFRSDETDPATMPVMAYVSMTRPGIARGPHEHVDQTDWFCFIGPSNFKVYLWDSRPDSPTHGVKQTLFAGIDAPMSVIVPPGVVHAYKNVGGVDGIVFNAPNRLYAGEGKSSPVDEIRHEDVAGSPFILD